A window from Thermodesulfatator atlanticus DSM 21156 encodes these proteins:
- the cmk gene encoding (d)CMP kinase translates to MEPKGLIITIDGPAGAGKSTIAKRLAKKLGYLYLDTGAMYRVVALAARRKGLSFEDEKAISLLAKTLSFELHPAEDGVKVFLEGEDVSEAIRTPEIDELSSRVASIAEVRKALQERQREIGRHGAIVAEGRDMGSEVFPDAQVKFFLTASPETRAKRRYEQQKAKGLPVSYEKVLEDIKRRDERDSMRKVAPLIKPGDAIEIDSSYLSPDEVLERIITEIEKVKQKCHKNRTSR, encoded by the coding sequence GTGGAGCCTAAAGGGCTTATCATCACCATTGATGGCCCGGCAGGAGCTGGCAAAAGCACCATTGCCAAGCGTCTTGCTAAAAAACTTGGCTACCTTTATCTCGACACCGGGGCCATGTATCGCGTGGTAGCCCTTGCAGCCAGGCGAAAAGGCCTTTCTTTTGAGGATGAAAAAGCCATATCCTTACTTGCTAAAACCCTTTCCTTTGAGCTTCACCCGGCGGAAGATGGCGTAAAGGTCTTCCTTGAAGGGGAAGATGTAAGTGAGGCCATTCGCACCCCTGAAATAGACGAACTTTCCTCAAGAGTGGCAAGCATTGCCGAGGTGCGAAAGGCCCTTCAGGAAAGACAGCGCGAGATAGGCCGTCACGGCGCTATTGTGGCCGAAGGAAGGGACATGGGAAGCGAAGTCTTCCCGGACGCCCAGGTGAAGTTTTTCCTCACCGCAAGCCCTGAAACCCGAGCTAAACGGCGCTATGAACAACAGAAAGCCAAAGGATTGCCGGTTTCTTATGAAAAAGTCCTGGAAGACATCAAAAGGCGCGATGAAAGAGATAGCATGCGCAAAGTGGCCCCTTTGATTAAACCCGGAGACGCTATCGAGATAGATAGTTCCTATCTTAGCCCAGACGAAGTCCTTGAACGCATCATCACAGAAATAGAAAAGGTGAAACAAAAATGTCACAAAAACCGTACCTCTCGGTAG
- a CDS encoding murein hydrolase activator EnvC family protein produces MALSENLAPQELSEKSAILEELSAKEKKILTQLEDLAQKINQKNQEIEQLEDEIAKKELILYQLSHDIRLREEKLKELEKRFYKRLEKLATMGKVGWINLILSPGDISSFLRKQEYVNLIFLHDQEIAKRLHQEKLALERKKSLLQKEIEKLNALKEKYQEDKLVLERLKTEKQALLEEVRRNKRLYAETLRMLQAAYAAIGKMAEELEKTRKELEATRSRVEEIKREKEENQNFIPLFEAKGSLLPPVPGTVIKFYGLEIDQTTHEKHFNKGITIAAPAMTPVVAPFCGKIRKISFVAGQGSIIFLDHGYNFLSVIGGLGKVEKELGDFVKKGEVLGYVGEAPFGKAHVYYELRYKGKPLNPLDWLDTDKLNFLP; encoded by the coding sequence GTGGCCCTTTCCGAAAACCTGGCTCCGCAGGAACTTTCCGAAAAATCTGCTATTTTGGAAGAACTTAGCGCTAAAGAAAAAAAAATCCTTACCCAACTAGAAGACCTTGCCCAGAAAATAAACCAAAAAAATCAAGAAATAGAGCAACTGGAAGATGAAATTGCCAAAAAAGAGCTCATTCTCTACCAGTTATCCCATGATATCCGCCTACGGGAAGAAAAATTAAAAGAACTTGAAAAACGCTTTTACAAACGCCTTGAAAAACTAGCTACCATGGGAAAAGTAGGTTGGATAAATCTCATCCTATCCCCTGGGGATATTTCTTCTTTTCTGCGCAAACAGGAATACGTAAATTTGATTTTTCTACATGACCAGGAAATAGCCAAACGCCTTCATCAAGAAAAGCTCGCCCTTGAGAGAAAAAAATCCCTTCTGCAAAAAGAGATAGAAAAACTAAACGCTCTTAAAGAAAAATACCAGGAAGATAAGCTTGTTCTGGAAAGGTTAAAAACAGAAAAACAAGCCCTTTTAGAAGAAGTCAGGCGCAATAAAAGGCTTTATGCGGAAACCCTAAGAATGCTTCAGGCTGCCTATGCTGCCATTGGCAAAATGGCAGAAGAGCTAGAAAAAACGCGCAAAGAACTTGAGGCCACCAGAAGCCGCGTTGAAGAGATCAAAAGAGAGAAAGAAGAGAACCAAAACTTTATTCCTCTTTTTGAGGCCAAAGGTTCTTTGCTGCCACCTGTTCCTGGGACTGTTATCAAATTTTACGGGTTAGAAATCGACCAAACCACCCATGAAAAGCACTTTAATAAGGGCATTACCATCGCAGCGCCTGCCATGACTCCGGTAGTGGCTCCTTTTTGCGGAAAAATTCGCAAAATTTCTTTTGTGGCCGGCCAGGGAAGCATTATTTTCTTAGATCACGGTTATAATTTCTTGTCTGTTATCGGTGGTTTGGGTAAGGTTGAAAAAGAGCTCGGAGATTTTGTTAAAAAAGGTGAAGTCCTGGGTTATGTGGGAGAGGCCCCCTTTGGCAAAGCTCATGTTTACTACGAGTTGCGCTACAAAGGCAAACCCCTTAACCCCTTGGACTGGCTTGATACCGACAAATTAAATTTTTTACCGTGA
- a CDS encoding type IV pilus twitching motility protein PilT, with product MAKIDAFLKLMVESGASDLHMAAGNPPLMRIHGDLQRVKYKVLENDELKAMLYEITPEERIKVFEETGDIDFGFELPGLARFRVNLFQQKNGVGAVFRLIPSEVKSAEELGLPSILTKLAMLPKGLVLVTGPTGSGKSTTLAAIIDYANKNRQDHILTIEDPIEFVHKSYGCLVNQREVGVHTKSFAAALRSALREDPDIIMVGEMRDLETISLAIEAAMTGHLVLATLHTLNAPKTVDRIIEIFPHAQQPQIRSTLADALRAVVSQTMFKRIDRPGRVVAFEILIATPAARNLIREGKTYQLPSVIQTGKRFGMRSLDDSIMELLQKGLISPEEAVNKAVDKARFLPLVKGKEISDFTEVAV from the coding sequence ATGGCAAAAATAGATGCTTTTTTAAAGCTCATGGTGGAAAGTGGAGCTTCTGACCTCCATATGGCCGCGGGTAACCCGCCCCTTATGCGTATTCACGGTGACCTTCAAAGGGTCAAATACAAAGTCCTTGAAAATGATGAACTCAAAGCCATGCTTTATGAAATAACGCCAGAGGAGCGTATCAAGGTCTTTGAAGAAACAGGAGATATTGATTTTGGTTTTGAGCTCCCTGGGCTTGCGCGGTTTCGTGTAAATCTTTTTCAACAAAAAAACGGCGTAGGAGCTGTTTTTAGGCTTATCCCTTCAGAGGTGAAATCGGCAGAAGAACTAGGCCTTCCCTCAATTCTTACCAAATTAGCAATGCTTCCCAAGGGCCTGGTGCTTGTTACCGGGCCAACAGGCTCCGGTAAATCCACAACCCTTGCTGCCATTATTGATTATGCCAACAAAAACCGTCAGGATCATATTTTGACCATCGAAGATCCTATCGAATTCGTTCATAAATCATATGGTTGTCTGGTGAACCAAAGGGAAGTCGGGGTTCATACCAAAAGTTTTGCCGCGGCGCTTCGTTCTGCCCTTCGTGAAGACCCGGACATCATCATGGTAGGCGAAATGCGAGACCTTGAAACTATCTCCCTTGCCATAGAGGCCGCCATGACCGGTCACTTGGTATTGGCCACTTTACATACCTTAAATGCTCCCAAGACCGTTGACCGTATCATTGAGATTTTTCCCCATGCCCAGCAACCACAAATCCGTTCGACACTTGCTGATGCGCTTCGTGCGGTAGTTTCTCAGACCATGTTCAAACGCATTGACAGACCTGGTCGTGTAGTGGCCTTTGAAATTCTTATTGCCACACCTGCGGCCAGAAATCTTATCCGTGAGGGTAAAACCTATCAGCTTCCTTCGGTTATCCAGACAGGTAAACGATTTGGTATGCGAAGCCTTGATGACTCCATCATGGAACTCTTACAAAAAGGCCTTATTTCTCCCGAAGAAGCAGTTAACAAAGCCGTCGATAAGGCCAGGTTCTTACCCCTTGTAAAAGGAAAAGAGATATCTGACTTTACTGAGGTGGCGGTATGA
- a CDS encoding glycosyltransferase family 2 protein: MSQKPYLSVVIPVYNEEKNIKPLLESLDNALKGIGKTFEVIIVDDGSQDKTLSILKELKPRYPWLKIIALRKNFGQSAAFTAGIDHAQGEVIVTMDGDLQNDPRDIPKLLAKIEEGYDVVSGWRKDRKDPFLSRKLPSMMANALISRLTRVKLHDYGCSLKAYRAEVIKGVTIYGELHRFIPVLVSFSGARITEIEVTHHPRKFGKSKYGISRTYRVLLDLFLMIFFRKFATKPLHMFGLTGGLLFLAGFGIELYLTILKFFYGQDIGQRPLLILGVLLIVTGINLVGTGLLAELVMRTYYESSGKRIYSVREVIK, translated from the coding sequence ATGTCACAAAAACCGTACCTCTCGGTAGTTATTCCCGTCTATAATGAGGAAAAAAATATCAAGCCCCTGCTAGAAAGCCTGGATAACGCCCTAAAGGGGATTGGTAAAACATTTGAAGTGATAATTGTGGACGACGGCTCACAGGACAAAACCCTTAGCATTTTAAAGGAACTAAAACCCCGCTATCCCTGGCTCAAGATAATTGCCTTGCGCAAAAACTTTGGACAGAGTGCGGCTTTTACCGCAGGCATTGATCACGCCCAGGGCGAAGTAATCGTTACCATGGATGGGGACTTACAGAATGACCCCCGAGATATCCCCAAACTTTTGGCCAAAATAGAAGAAGGCTACGATGTTGTCTCGGGTTGGCGCAAAGACCGGAAAGACCCCTTTCTTTCGCGAAAGTTGCCGTCCATGATGGCAAATGCGCTTATATCCCGCTTAACCCGGGTAAAACTCCACGACTATGGTTGCTCCCTTAAAGCCTACCGCGCTGAAGTGATTAAGGGGGTTACCATTTACGGAGAGCTTCACAGGTTTATTCCCGTGCTGGTAAGCTTCTCTGGGGCACGCATCACTGAAATCGAAGTAACCCACCATCCCCGAAAGTTTGGCAAGAGCAAATACGGCATTTCACGGACTTATCGGGTACTGCTTGATCTTTTTCTTATGATTTTTTTCAGGAAGTTTGCTACCAAACCTTTGCATATGTTTGGTTTAACAGGCGGCCTTCTTTTTCTGGCAGGCTTTGGCATCGAACTTTATCTGACAATCCTCAAGTTTTTTTACGGCCAGGACATCGGCCAAAGGCCCCTTTTGATCTTGGGAGTACTTCTCATTGTGACGGGAATTAATCTAGTGGGTACGGGTCTTTTGGCAGAGCTTGTCATGCGAACCTATTACGAATCATCTGGCAAAAGGATTTACAGCGTCCGTGAGGTTATTAAGTGA
- the hisC gene encoding histidinol-phosphate transaminase, whose amino-acid sequence MIKPYLKDFKPYPPGKPIEELRRELGIEGKIVKLASNENPFGPSPKAKEAIIAAASELHRYPDAGAYNLRTALAQKFQVHYEEIVLGNGSNEVLELLVKALIDYEDEALMSEPSFLMYEKFVQASGGQITKIPLKNFRHDLANFTKKVSQKTKIIFLDNPHNPTGSIIYHHDFERFIKDLPENIVVVLDEAYREFNEDPEIANGLLLKDGKPPVVTLRTFSKAYGLAALRIGYGIMKKELAMVLNAIRQPFNVNLLAQVAAEAALKDEDYLAGILKTFSSERKKLFKALEELGFEPYPSQANFILVNTKKEARPLYEALLRKGVIVRSMEAYGFPTCLRISIGTPEENEFFLARLKEVLSGA is encoded by the coding sequence ATGATCAAGCCGTACTTAAAAGATTTTAAACCCTATCCTCCTGGTAAACCCATTGAAGAGTTGCGTCGTGAACTTGGCATTGAAGGTAAAATCGTAAAACTTGCCTCAAATGAAAATCCCTTTGGCCCGTCTCCCAAAGCCAAAGAGGCCATCATAGCCGCAGCCTCAGAGCTTCACCGGTATCCTGATGCAGGGGCCTACAACTTAAGAACGGCACTTGCACAAAAATTTCAGGTTCACTACGAAGAGATAGTCCTGGGAAACGGCTCAAACGAAGTCCTGGAGCTTTTAGTAAAAGCCCTTATCGACTACGAAGACGAAGCCCTGATGAGTGAGCCTTCTTTTTTGATGTACGAAAAATTTGTCCAGGCAAGTGGCGGGCAAATAACCAAAATCCCCCTTAAAAATTTCCGCCATGATCTTGCAAATTTTACTAAAAAAGTCTCTCAAAAGACAAAAATCATCTTTCTTGATAACCCCCATAATCCCACCGGAAGTATTATTTACCACCACGACTTTGAACGTTTTATAAAAGATTTACCGGAAAACATCGTGGTAGTTCTTGATGAGGCTTACAGGGAGTTCAACGAAGACCCAGAAATCGCAAACGGGCTCTTGCTCAAAGATGGCAAGCCTCCGGTGGTTACCCTGCGCACTTTTTCAAAGGCTTACGGGCTTGCGGCCTTACGCATTGGTTACGGCATCATGAAAAAAGAACTTGCCATGGTGCTTAACGCCATCCGCCAGCCCTTTAACGTGAACCTCCTGGCCCAGGTAGCTGCTGAAGCAGCCCTTAAAGACGAAGATTATCTTGCCGGGATATTAAAAACATTTTCCTCTGAACGAAAAAAGCTCTTTAAAGCCCTTGAAGAGCTTGGCTTTGAACCCTATCCCTCCCAAGCCAACTTCATTTTGGTAAACACCAAAAAAGAAGCGCGCCCCCTTTACGAAGCCCTTTTGCGTAAAGGGGTCATTGTAAGGAGTATGGAAGCATACGGCTTCCCCACTTGTTTACGCATAAGCATTGGCACCCCGGAGGAAAACGAATTCTTTCTTGCAAGGCTAAAGGAGGTTTTGAGTGGAGCCTAA
- a CDS encoding AEC family transporter — MVKIIVPFICAYLLKRQKIFHDGHSTALINYVIYFALPAIAFKSAYNIDISANFFKLILTCWLVTSVLIGVGYLTGKFLFKLKNENLKTWLLVISFGNTAFLGYPYTFNFFGEKGLHYAIVYDTLGSFVFVLTVGFFIAVGKLNVKEFISFPPAWGLVLGFLLRSFNLPRLVWDSIEFVIPSIFPVIIFAIGLSVDLKQIGLYFKRSLFIETTKIFLGAFLAILIGKMLGLSGLPFKVAILEASMPTMIFTAVLALKYKLNHNLAVSSVSLGILMSFLTTPFIVRLIHYLF, encoded by the coding sequence ATGGTAAAAATCATTGTCCCTTTTATTTGTGCTTATCTTTTAAAAAGACAGAAAATTTTTCATGATGGTCATTCAACAGCGTTAATTAACTATGTCATATATTTTGCCCTGCCTGCCATAGCTTTTAAAAGCGCTTACAATATCGATATAAGCGCTAATTTTTTCAAGTTAATCTTAACCTGCTGGTTGGTAACTTCTGTTTTAATAGGAGTAGGATACCTTACTGGAAAGTTTTTATTTAAACTAAAAAACGAAAATCTAAAAACATGGCTTTTAGTCATCTCATTTGGTAATACAGCCTTCTTGGGCTATCCCTACACCTTCAACTTCTTTGGCGAAAAAGGTCTTCACTATGCCATAGTATATGACACCTTAGGTTCTTTTGTATTTGTTTTAACTGTGGGCTTTTTTATTGCCGTAGGGAAATTAAATGTCAAAGAATTTATTTCTTTTCCTCCGGCATGGGGATTAGTATTGGGTTTTCTTCTAAGAAGCTTTAATCTACCTAGGCTAGTTTGGGACTCTATAGAATTTGTCATTCCCTCAATTTTTCCAGTAATAATATTCGCAATAGGTTTATCAGTGGATTTAAAACAAATCGGACTTTATTTTAAAAGAAGCCTATTTATAGAAACAACGAAAATTTTCTTAGGCGCTTTTTTAGCTATTCTCATTGGAAAAATGCTAGGTCTTTCTGGACTCCCCTTTAAAGTTGCTATTTTAGAAGCTTCTATGCCCACTATGATATTTACCGCTGTGCTCGCTTTAAAATATAAACTTAACCATAATTTAGCAGTCAGTTCTGTAAGTCTAGGGATTTTAATGAGTTTTTTAACTACCCCATTTATTGTAAGATTAATCCATTATCTTTTTTGA
- a CDS encoding divergent polysaccharide deacetylase family protein, with protein MACIIIDDMGQNPVLERKFFELGLVLNFSFLPNAPFTRRLATEAHARGYEVLVHLPLQAKKVHDKSGVITLRTSQEALKKQVRKMIAKVPYAIGVNHHMGSLFTEDKKHVRWLLEEVKALGLFYIDSRTTAKTKIPKVAEELALPFAERHVFLDHKRGPQAVCQAVKLLIKKARHSPTIAIGHPHRDTLAGLKMCEKLLREEVRLVPISVFLRSEYDQAVLKRF; from the coding sequence ATGGCGTGCATTATTATTGATGACATGGGGCAAAATCCAGTACTTGAAAGGAAATTTTTTGAGCTTGGCCTGGTGCTTAACTTTTCTTTCCTGCCGAACGCCCCTTTTACCAGAAGGCTTGCCACCGAAGCCCATGCCAGAGGCTATGAAGTTTTAGTTCATCTCCCCTTACAGGCTAAAAAAGTGCATGACAAAAGCGGGGTGATAACCTTGCGCACCTCCCAGGAAGCGTTAAAAAAGCAGGTGCGCAAAATGATTGCTAAAGTCCCTTATGCCATTGGAGTCAATCATCATATGGGATCTCTTTTCACCGAGGACAAAAAACACGTACGCTGGCTGCTTGAAGAAGTAAAAGCCCTTGGGCTTTTTTATATTGACAGTCGTACCACCGCCAAGACTAAAATCCCCAAAGTAGCTGAAGAACTTGCCCTTCCCTTCGCGGAAAGGCACGTTTTCCTGGATCACAAGCGGGGGCCTCAAGCGGTATGCCAGGCCGTTAAACTTCTCATAAAAAAAGCAAGGCATTCACCCACCATTGCCATAGGGCATCCACATCGTGATACCCTGGCAGGGTTAAAAATGTGCGAAAAACTTCTGCGCGAAGAAGTAAGGCTCGTACCAATAAGTGTTTTTTTAAGGAGCGAGTATGATCAAGCCGTACTTAAAAGATTTTAA
- the ftsE gene encoding cell division ATP-binding protein FtsE produces the protein MEDFLRLERVSKVYEPNIKALDEITFSVAKGEFVFITGPSGSGKSTLLNLIFRAEKPTSGEIYFEGRPLSSFSRKEIPYLRRKIGFVFQDFKLLENRSVFENIALSLEIQGVPEGEIRHRVLRLIKRLGLSGKEAQPVRQLSGGEKQRVALARAVINRPRLLLADEPTGNLDARRTEEVMEIFEDLNAEGTTIILATHDEALFVDRHRRVLVLDEGRLLNP, from the coding sequence ATGGAAGATTTTTTGCGTCTTGAACGGGTATCTAAGGTCTATGAACCTAACATCAAGGCCCTTGATGAGATTACTTTCTCAGTAGCCAAGGGGGAATTTGTTTTTATTACCGGGCCAAGTGGTTCAGGGAAAAGCACGCTTCTTAATCTTATTTTCCGTGCAGAAAAACCTACTTCTGGAGAAATATATTTTGAGGGAAGGCCTTTATCTAGCTTTTCGCGCAAAGAAATACCTTACCTTCGCCGTAAGATAGGCTTTGTGTTCCAGGATTTCAAACTCCTTGAAAACCGAAGTGTTTTTGAAAACATCGCCCTTTCTCTTGAAATTCAGGGAGTACCTGAGGGCGAAATAAGACACAGGGTGCTTCGACTGATAAAACGACTTGGGCTCTCTGGAAAAGAAGCCCAACCAGTAAGGCAGCTTTCTGGTGGCGAAAAACAGCGCGTAGCCCTAGCGCGTGCGGTTATCAACCGTCCGCGGCTGCTTTTAGCGGACGAACCTACCGGAAACCTTGATGCTCGCCGTACCGAAGAAGTTATGGAAATATTCGAAGACTTAAACGCCGAAGGCACCACTATCATTCTTGCTACCCATGATGAAGCCCTTTTTGTGGATCGCCATCGCAGGGTATTAGTCCTAGATGAAGGGAGGCTTCTTAATCCGTGA
- a CDS encoding S41 family peptidase, with protein sequence MKEKKVFSAVFLAILVVFLLGTFLGKTILSASTKKDQKDIYEQLRLFSQVLDLVEKSYVKEPDPQELIYGAIQGMLSNLDPHSSFLKPDDFKELEIETKGSFTGIGIEITIRDGILTVVAPIEGTPAWKAGLKPGDKIIKINGKPTKGMSLIEAVKLLRGPKGTKVTISILREGWHELKEITLVRDVIPIKSVKYFTIEPGYGYIRISNFQEKTPKELVSALKALEKENKPMKGLIIDLRNNPGGLLSAAVRVADEFIDKGLIVYTKGRIKQQNMRFEATPNTRKHPYPIVVLVNEGSASASEIVAGALQDHRRAVLVGMPTFGKGSVQTIIPLPDGSAVRLTTALYYTPSGRSIQAKGIEPDIKVPFLDPECLKKAEKRRALREKDLAHHFENGNLKQDEGTPQEQNQENQKSEKEKQKEKENSWNVSWNKERFKYDNQFQEALRILKSWKILTEIKTN encoded by the coding sequence ATGAAAGAGAAAAAGGTTTTTTCAGCAGTTTTTTTGGCGATTTTAGTTGTTTTTTTACTGGGAACTTTTCTGGGGAAAACAATTCTTTCCGCATCAACCAAAAAAGACCAAAAAGATATTTACGAACAGTTACGCCTTTTTAGCCAGGTACTAGATCTTGTAGAAAAAAGCTACGTAAAAGAACCAGACCCTCAAGAGCTTATTTACGGTGCCATTCAGGGGATGCTCTCAAACCTTGACCCCCATTCTTCTTTCCTAAAGCCCGATGATTTCAAAGAACTTGAGATTGAAACCAAGGGCTCTTTTACAGGGATCGGCATTGAGATCACCATCCGCGACGGCATACTCACGGTGGTAGCCCCTATTGAAGGAACTCCTGCCTGGAAAGCAGGCCTTAAGCCCGGGGACAAAATCATCAAAATAAATGGTAAACCCACCAAAGGGATGAGCCTCATCGAAGCGGTTAAGCTTTTGCGTGGCCCAAAGGGCACCAAGGTCACCATCTCTATTTTGCGTGAAGGCTGGCACGAACTAAAAGAAATCACCCTGGTTAGGGATGTTATCCCCATAAAAAGTGTCAAGTACTTCACCATTGAACCTGGTTACGGATACATCCGCATAAGTAATTTTCAGGAAAAAACCCCCAAAGAACTTGTCTCAGCGCTTAAGGCCCTTGAAAAAGAAAACAAACCCATGAAAGGTCTTATCATAGACCTGCGTAACAATCCTGGCGGGCTCCTGAGCGCGGCGGTAAGGGTTGCGGACGAATTTATCGACAAGGGCCTTATTGTTTACACCAAAGGCCGTATTAAACAACAAAACATGCGCTTTGAGGCCACGCCCAATACGCGCAAACACCCCTACCCTATCGTAGTGCTGGTAAATGAAGGCAGTGCTTCGGCCTCTGAGATCGTAGCAGGTGCCCTTCAGGACCATCGCCGGGCAGTGCTGGTTGGTATGCCTACTTTTGGAAAAGGCTCAGTGCAAACTATCATTCCGCTTCCTGACGGCTCAGCGGTAAGGCTTACCACTGCCCTTTATTACACCCCAAGCGGGCGTTCTATCCAGGCCAAAGGCATTGAACCAGACATCAAAGTTCCTTTCCTTGATCCTGAATGCCTTAAAAAGGCCGAAAAAAGAAGGGCCTTGCGTGAAAAAGACCTGGCCCATCACTTTGAAAACGGAAACTTAAAGCAAGACGAAGGCACGCCTCAAGAACAGAATCAGGAAAACCAAAAATCAGAGAAAGAAAAGCAAAAGGAAAAAGAAAATTCCTGGAATGTTTCCTGGAACAAAGAAAGATTTAAGTACGACAATCAATTTCAAGAGGCGTTGCGCATTCTCAAAAGCTGGAAAATCCTAACTGAAATCAAGACCAACTAA
- a CDS encoding type IV pilus twitching motility protein PilT — protein MIRPAEVIELISRLARTKERISDLVFTPGRPLQVAADGRLTPVKVSSFPLQELTPFQTEVLALALIGKQKRLLKDLLLTGSADFSYHLPDGTRFRVNVFSSQGAYSIVMRKLASSPPRIKDLGLPTACYKIAKEKAGIVLVTGATGQGKTTTLAAILEEINHTEPVHIITLEDPVEYVHTAAKATFNQRELGRDFDTFASGLRAALRQAPHVILVGEIRDRETMEVALSAAETGHLVFSTMHTIGAGNTINRILGFFNIDEERQIRMRLADTIRWIVGQKLIPKKQGGRVAIFDILYNNIRVKETIIHGEDENRTFYDIMSKGSPYSMQTFDQHLLYLYEKDIIDEEVALAYCHRRDVVGRGIDLIKTKRGERTSDLEETLTVEIESRRKW, from the coding sequence ATGATAAGACCTGCTGAGGTTATCGAACTAATTTCGCGCTTAGCGCGCACCAAAGAAAGAATAAGCGACCTTGTTTTCACCCCAGGAAGACCCCTTCAAGTTGCAGCAGACGGGCGTCTTACCCCGGTAAAAGTTTCTTCTTTTCCTCTGCAGGAACTTACCCCTTTTCAGACAGAAGTTCTGGCCCTTGCCCTCATTGGGAAACAAAAACGCCTGCTAAAAGACCTATTGCTCACCGGTTCTGCGGATTTTTCCTATCACCTCCCAGATGGCACCCGTTTTAGGGTAAATGTCTTTTCTTCCCAAGGGGCTTATTCCATTGTTATGAGAAAGCTTGCTTCAAGCCCTCCGCGCATTAAAGACCTGGGGCTGCCTACGGCATGTTATAAGATTGCCAAGGAAAAAGCAGGCATTGTTTTGGTCACTGGTGCCACAGGCCAGGGTAAAACCACCACCCTTGCGGCTATTCTTGAAGAAATAAACCACACCGAGCCTGTTCACATCATTACCCTTGAAGATCCGGTGGAGTATGTGCACACGGCTGCTAAAGCTACTTTTAACCAGCGTGAGCTTGGTCGCGATTTTGATACTTTTGCAAGCGGGTTGCGTGCGGCTTTGCGTCAGGCGCCCCATGTAATCCTGGTTGGTGAAATTCGAGATCGCGAGACCATGGAAGTTGCCCTTTCTGCGGCAGAAACAGGGCATCTTGTCTTTTCCACCATGCACACTATCGGTGCAGGAAACACCATTAACCGCATTCTTGGCTTTTTTAATATTGACGAGGAAAGGCAGATTCGCATGCGTCTTGCAGACACCATCCGCTGGATAGTGGGGCAAAAGCTTATCCCCAAAAAACAGGGCGGACGTGTGGCCATTTTTGACATCCTTTACAACAACATCCGGGTGAAAGAAACCATTATCCACGGCGAAGACGAAAACCGAACTTTTTATGACATTATGAGTAAAGGTTCTCCTTATTCCATGCAGACTTTTGACCAACATCTCCTTTACCTTTACGAAAAAGACATAATTGACGAGGAAGTAGCCCTTGCTTACTGCCACCGCCGTGATGTGGTGGGCCGCGGTATTGATTT
- a CDS encoding cell division protein FtsX: MKKLLSRTIKEFRAAAFAYLASTLVIALGLTVFSFFGLIYFNLVHFTEEVAKELVLNVYLKPETNFTAAQNLIFQLEKNPLVAKVSFVPPEKVLEDLKQLFEEKELLSGVEAKFLPPVLLVSFKDPFEAAGKLKALSAEIAQNPVVLKVQFAKSWLMRLANIKRFLEIFSLSGLLLVGLATCFVIGLVVSFSLAQRERELEILSLVGATPGFIQGPVILIAAIEGLLASAFATGLVYTLKIYLEDAIKGFFPGFSGKLLFWNEIHLTIITIGVIALCMAGSYWASRRYLRY; this comes from the coding sequence GTGAAAAAGCTCCTTTCACGCACCATAAAAGAATTTCGTGCCGCGGCCTTTGCCTATCTTGCCTCAACCCTTGTTATTGCGCTAGGGCTTACGGTGTTTTCCTTCTTTGGGCTTATTTATTTCAATCTGGTTCATTTTACCGAAGAAGTAGCGAAAGAGTTGGTGCTAAATGTTTATCTTAAACCTGAGACGAATTTCACTGCGGCGCAAAATCTAATTTTTCAATTAGAAAAAAATCCGTTAGTGGCGAAAGTTTCTTTTGTTCCCCCTGAAAAAGTCCTTGAGGATCTAAAACAACTTTTCGAAGAAAAAGAGCTTCTTTCAGGGGTGGAAGCGAAGTTTTTGCCCCCTGTTCTTTTGGTTTCTTTTAAAGACCCATTTGAGGCTGCCGGGAAACTAAAAGCACTTTCTGCTGAAATTGCGCAAAACCCCGTGGTTCTTAAGGTACAATTTGCCAAAAGCTGGTTGATGCGCCTTGCCAACATAAAGCGTTTTCTTGAAATCTTTTCCCTTTCAGGGCTTTTGTTGGTTGGCCTTGCCACCTGCTTTGTTATCGGCTTAGTGGTGAGCTTTTCGCTAGCTCAGCGCGAACGGGAACTAGAAATTCTTTCCTTGGTGGGTGCTACACCTGGTTTTATACAAGGGCCTGTTATTTTAATCGCAGCCATAGAAGGGCTTTTGGCCTCTGCCTTTGCTACCGGGCTTGTCTATACTTTAAAAATATATCTTGAAGACGCAATTAAAGGATTTTTCCCGGGCTTTTCTGGGAAGCTACTTTTTTGGAACGAAATACATCTTACGATAATCACAATCGGGGTGATCGCACTTTGCATGGCAGGATCTTATTGGGCCTCACGGCGTTATTTGCGCTACTAA